A genomic segment from Labrus bergylta chromosome 3, fLabBer1.1, whole genome shotgun sequence encodes:
- the skor1a gene encoding SKI family transcriptional corepressor 1a isoform X5, translating to MESTPGQLRDAGRDASSPPSSKQDAQSFSSSSSLRPNQVSETSLYGVPIVCLVIDGKERLCLAQISNTLLKNYSYNEIHNRRVALGITCVQCTPVQLELLRRAGAMPISSRRCGMITKREAERLCKSFLGAHSPPKLPENFAFDVTHECAWGCRGSFIPARYNSSRAKCIKCSFCNMYFSPNKFIFHSHRTTESKYLQPDAANFNSWRRHLKLTDKKAEDVNHAWEDVKAMFNGGSRKRTLPMSGSGMSSSMKSQASSSLAQRSSPEVPHKSLRCDDDQGSNNLSLTSGARTYPVIPVPSKSFGMLQKIPPPLFPHHPYGFPSYGLCQKKSDGVSDASKTNVSGVFWPGAKDTLYPAFPMFWPTAGGLPLPPYPGSPPKPPPELPGVRQSELDLSDQSDRGTHRPKDTNLQPLHQQDGERCSSSQSSSTRTDEDKSGDETHQRKISYISAFRPVVKDAETIAKLYGNREGYGARPSGYLSPDFISESSSYRSISPDRESVGDEDEDPDVDVESNRGQDEDEAIQISPGGVHRHSPVLDRVSSGAEESQEQPDASSPGAAATSPEDSVHTGSSEEDRRMRNGSPLHEVYAHGKDGHVLLNEPPSFGSKQSSSPRRSNGVHHHTSETQNQRNTTYQEQKDRQADGALRIDISVHERDLENMAKEELQKQLVEQVELRKKLEREFQHLKGRTKNNFQDQMKRELSYREEMVQQLQIVRAHDALHHFSCKMLTPRQCTGACTFKPPLLPP from the exons ATGGAGTCGACGCCCGGACAGCTTCGAGACGCGGGACGAGACGCCAGCTCACCCCCCAGTTCAAAGCAGGACGCACAGAGCTTCTCCAGCTCGAGCTCCCTCAGACCCAACCAAGTGAGCGAGACCTCCCTGTACGGGGTGCCCATCGTATGTCTGGTCATAGACGGGAAGGAGAGGCTGTGCTTGGCGCAGATTTCTAACACCCTGTTGAAGAACTACAGCTACAACGAGATCCACAACCGCAGGGTCGCTTTGGGCATCACCTGTGTGCAGTGCACCCCCGTGCAGCTAGAACTCCTGCGGCGTGCGGGGGCCATGCCTATCTCCTCCAGGCGCTGCGGCATGATAACCAAGCGGGAGGCCGAGAGGCTCTGCAAGTCCTTCCTGGGAGCGCACAGCCCCCCGAAGCTTCCGGAGAATTTTGCATTTGATGTTACTCATGAGTGCGCGTGGGGCTGCAGAGGCAGTTTTATCCCCGCCAGATACAATAGCTCCAGAGCGAAGTGCATCAAGTGCAGCTTCTGCAACATGTATTTCTCCCCAAATAAATTCATCTTCCACTCCCACCGCACCACAGAGTCCAAATACCTGCAGCCTGACGCGGCCAACTTCAACTCGTGGAGACGCCACCTGAAACTGACGGACAAAAAGGCTGAAGACGTTAACCACGCGTGGGAGGATGTAAAGGCCATGTTCAATGGAGGGAGCAGAAAGAGGACTCTGCCAATGAGTGGCTCGGGAATGTCCTCTTCAATGAAATCTCAGGCCTCGTCCAGCCTGGCCCAAAGAAGCTCCCCTGAGGTCCCACACAAAAGTTTACGCTGCGACGACGATCAGGGGAGCAATAACCTGAGTTTGACGAGCGGCGCGCGGACCTACCCGGTCATCCCTGTGCCCAGCAAGAGCTTTGGCATGCTCCAGAAAATCCCCCCACCTCTGTTCCCCCACCACCCCTATGGCTTCCCGAGCTACGGCCTGTGTCAGAAGAAGAGCGACGGAGTGTCTGACGCGAGCAAAACCAACGTGTCTGGTGTGTTTTGGCCCGGCGCAAAGGACACCCTCTACCCTGCGTTCCCCATGTTCTGGCCTACAGCTGGAGGCCTCCCCTTGCCACCTTACCCGGGATCTCCACCCAAACCTCCCCCAGAGCTGCCAGGCGTCCGACAGAGCGAGCTCGACTTATCTGACCAAAGCGACCGGGGCACACACAGACCCAAAGACACCAATCTTCAGCCTCTCCATCAACAGGACGGAGAGCGCTGCTCCAGTTCCCAGTCCTCCTCCACCCGGACTGATGAGGATAAATCCGGGGACGAGACCCACCAGAGGAAAATCAGCTACATTTCGGCCTTCAGACCTGTGGTCAAAGACGCGGAGACCATCGCTAAACTTTACGGCAACCGGGAAGGCTATGGCGCGCGTCCCTCTGGCTACCTGTCCCCGGATTTTATCAGCGAGAGCTCTAGTTACAGATCCATCTCCCCGGACAGAGAAAGTGTGGGTGATGAAGACGAAGACCCGGACGTGGATGTGGAGTCAAACCGAGGGCAAGACGAGGACGAGGCGATTCAGATCTCACCTGGAGGGGTGCACCGTCACTCCCCCGTGCTGGACAGGGTGTCATCTGGTGCTGAGGAGAGTCAGGAGCAGCCTGACGCCTCCAGCCCCGGAGCAGCAGCAACATCACCGGAGGACTCAGTTCACACCGGGTCATCAGAGGAGGACAGACGGATGCGTAATGGCTCTCCTCTTCATGAA GTGTACGCTCATGGCAAAGACGGCCACGTGCTCCTCAACGAGCCTCCATCGTTTGGGTCCAAACAATCGAGCAGCCCCCGCAGATCCAACG GTGTTCATCATCACACGTCTGAAACACAGAACCAGCGTAATACAACATATCAGGAGCAGAAGGACAGACAAg cCGATGGAGCTTTACGCATCGACATCAGTGTGCACGAGAGAGATCTGGAGAACATGGCCAAAG AGGAATTACAGAAGCAGCTTGTGGAACAAGTAGAGCTGAGGAAAAAGTTGGAGAGAGAATTTCAGCATTTAAAAGGTAGGACAAAAA ATAATTTTCAGGATCAAATGAAGCGTGAGCTGTCCTACAGAGAGGAAATGGTCCAACAGTTGCAGATTGTTCGAG CTCACGACGCCCTTCATCATTTCTCGTGTAAGATGCTCACCCCTCGCCAGTGTACCGGAGCCTGCACCTTCAAACCCCCGCTGCTGCCCCCATAG
- the skor1a gene encoding SKI family transcriptional corepressor 1a isoform X6 — translation MESTPGQLRDAGRDASSPPSSKQDAQSFSSSSSLRPNQVSETSLYGVPIVCLVIDGKERLCLAQISNTLLKNYSYNEIHNRRVALGITCVQCTPVQLELLRRAGAMPISSRRCGMITKREAERLCKSFLGAHSPPKLPENFAFDVTHECAWGCRGSFIPARYNSSRAKCIKCSFCNMYFSPNKFIFHSHRTTESKYLQPDAANFNSWRRHLKLTDKKAEDVNHAWEDVKAMFNGGSRKRTLPMSGSGMSSSMKSQASSSLAQRSSPEVPHKSLRCDDDQGSNNLSLTSGARTYPVIPVPSKSFGMLQKIPPPLFPHHPYGFPSYGLCQKKSDGVSDASKTNVSGVFWPGAKDTLYPAFPMFWPTAGGLPLPPYPGSPPKPPPELPGVRQSELDLSDQSDRGTHRPKDTNLQPLHQQDGERCSSSQSSSTRTDEDKSGDETHQRKISYISAFRPVVKDAETIAKLYGNREGYGARPSGYLSPDFISESSSYRSISPDRESVGDEDEDPDVDVESNRGQDEDEAIQISPGGVHRHSPVLDRVSSGAEESQEQPDASSPGAAATSPEDSVHTGSSEEDRRMRNGSPLHEVYAHGKDGHVLLNEPPSFGSKQSSSPRRSNGVHHHTSETQNQRNTTYQEQKDRQADGALRIDISVHERDLENMAKEELQKQLVEQVELRKKLEREFQHLKDNFQDQMKRELSYREEMVQQLQIVREAHDALHHFSCKMLTPRQCTGACTFKPPLLPP, via the exons ATGGAGTCGACGCCCGGACAGCTTCGAGACGCGGGACGAGACGCCAGCTCACCCCCCAGTTCAAAGCAGGACGCACAGAGCTTCTCCAGCTCGAGCTCCCTCAGACCCAACCAAGTGAGCGAGACCTCCCTGTACGGGGTGCCCATCGTATGTCTGGTCATAGACGGGAAGGAGAGGCTGTGCTTGGCGCAGATTTCTAACACCCTGTTGAAGAACTACAGCTACAACGAGATCCACAACCGCAGGGTCGCTTTGGGCATCACCTGTGTGCAGTGCACCCCCGTGCAGCTAGAACTCCTGCGGCGTGCGGGGGCCATGCCTATCTCCTCCAGGCGCTGCGGCATGATAACCAAGCGGGAGGCCGAGAGGCTCTGCAAGTCCTTCCTGGGAGCGCACAGCCCCCCGAAGCTTCCGGAGAATTTTGCATTTGATGTTACTCATGAGTGCGCGTGGGGCTGCAGAGGCAGTTTTATCCCCGCCAGATACAATAGCTCCAGAGCGAAGTGCATCAAGTGCAGCTTCTGCAACATGTATTTCTCCCCAAATAAATTCATCTTCCACTCCCACCGCACCACAGAGTCCAAATACCTGCAGCCTGACGCGGCCAACTTCAACTCGTGGAGACGCCACCTGAAACTGACGGACAAAAAGGCTGAAGACGTTAACCACGCGTGGGAGGATGTAAAGGCCATGTTCAATGGAGGGAGCAGAAAGAGGACTCTGCCAATGAGTGGCTCGGGAATGTCCTCTTCAATGAAATCTCAGGCCTCGTCCAGCCTGGCCCAAAGAAGCTCCCCTGAGGTCCCACACAAAAGTTTACGCTGCGACGACGATCAGGGGAGCAATAACCTGAGTTTGACGAGCGGCGCGCGGACCTACCCGGTCATCCCTGTGCCCAGCAAGAGCTTTGGCATGCTCCAGAAAATCCCCCCACCTCTGTTCCCCCACCACCCCTATGGCTTCCCGAGCTACGGCCTGTGTCAGAAGAAGAGCGACGGAGTGTCTGACGCGAGCAAAACCAACGTGTCTGGTGTGTTTTGGCCCGGCGCAAAGGACACCCTCTACCCTGCGTTCCCCATGTTCTGGCCTACAGCTGGAGGCCTCCCCTTGCCACCTTACCCGGGATCTCCACCCAAACCTCCCCCAGAGCTGCCAGGCGTCCGACAGAGCGAGCTCGACTTATCTGACCAAAGCGACCGGGGCACACACAGACCCAAAGACACCAATCTTCAGCCTCTCCATCAACAGGACGGAGAGCGCTGCTCCAGTTCCCAGTCCTCCTCCACCCGGACTGATGAGGATAAATCCGGGGACGAGACCCACCAGAGGAAAATCAGCTACATTTCGGCCTTCAGACCTGTGGTCAAAGACGCGGAGACCATCGCTAAACTTTACGGCAACCGGGAAGGCTATGGCGCGCGTCCCTCTGGCTACCTGTCCCCGGATTTTATCAGCGAGAGCTCTAGTTACAGATCCATCTCCCCGGACAGAGAAAGTGTGGGTGATGAAGACGAAGACCCGGACGTGGATGTGGAGTCAAACCGAGGGCAAGACGAGGACGAGGCGATTCAGATCTCACCTGGAGGGGTGCACCGTCACTCCCCCGTGCTGGACAGGGTGTCATCTGGTGCTGAGGAGAGTCAGGAGCAGCCTGACGCCTCCAGCCCCGGAGCAGCAGCAACATCACCGGAGGACTCAGTTCACACCGGGTCATCAGAGGAGGACAGACGGATGCGTAATGGCTCTCCTCTTCATGAA GTGTACGCTCATGGCAAAGACGGCCACGTGCTCCTCAACGAGCCTCCATCGTTTGGGTCCAAACAATCGAGCAGCCCCCGCAGATCCAACG GTGTTCATCATCACACGTCTGAAACACAGAACCAGCGTAATACAACATATCAGGAGCAGAAGGACAGACAAg cCGATGGAGCTTTACGCATCGACATCAGTGTGCACGAGAGAGATCTGGAGAACATGGCCAAAG AGGAATTACAGAAGCAGCTTGTGGAACAAGTAGAGCTGAGGAAAAAGTTGGAGAGAGAATTTCAGCATTTAAAAG ATAATTTTCAGGATCAAATGAAGCGTGAGCTGTCCTACAGAGAGGAAATGGTCCAACAGTTGCAGATTGTTCGAG AAGCTCACGACGCCCTTCATCATTTCTCGTGTAAGATGCTCACCCCTCGCCAGTGTACCGGAGCCTGCACCTTCAAACCCCCGCTGCTGCCCCCATAG
- the skor1a gene encoding SKI family transcriptional corepressor 1a isoform X7, with the protein MESTPGQLRDAGRDASSPPSSKQDAQSFSSSSSLRPNQVSETSLYGVPIVCLVIDGKERLCLAQISNTLLKNYSYNEIHNRRVALGITCVQCTPVQLELLRRAGAMPISSRRCGMITKREAERLCKSFLGAHSPPKLPENFAFDVTHECAWGCRGSFIPARYNSSRAKCIKCSFCNMYFSPNKFIFHSHRTTESKYLQPDAANFNSWRRHLKLTDKKAEDVNHAWEDVKAMFNGGSRKRTLPMSGSGMSSSMKSQASSSLAQRSSPEVPHKSLRCDDDQGSNNLSLTSGARTYPVIPVPSKSFGMLQKIPPPLFPHHPYGFPSYGLCQKKSDGVSDASKTNVSGVFWPGAKDTLYPAFPMFWPTAGGLPLPPYPGSPPKPPPELPGVRQSELDLSDQSDRGTHRPKDTNLQPLHQQDGERCSSSQSSSTRTDEDKSGDETHQRKISYISAFRPVVKDAETIAKLYGNREGYGARPSGYLSPDFISESSSYRSISPDRESVGDEDEDPDVDVESNRGQDEDEAIQISPGGVHRHSPVLDRVSSGAEESQEQPDASSPGAAATSPEDSVHTGSSEEDRRMRNGSPLHEVYAHGKDGHVLLNEPPSFGSKQSSSPRRSNGVHHHTSETQNQRNTTYQEQKDRQADGALRIDISVHERDLENMAKEELQKQLVEQVELRKKLEREFQHLKDNFQDQMKRELSYREEMVQQLQIVRAHDALHHFSCKMLTPRQCTGACTFKPPLLPP; encoded by the exons ATGGAGTCGACGCCCGGACAGCTTCGAGACGCGGGACGAGACGCCAGCTCACCCCCCAGTTCAAAGCAGGACGCACAGAGCTTCTCCAGCTCGAGCTCCCTCAGACCCAACCAAGTGAGCGAGACCTCCCTGTACGGGGTGCCCATCGTATGTCTGGTCATAGACGGGAAGGAGAGGCTGTGCTTGGCGCAGATTTCTAACACCCTGTTGAAGAACTACAGCTACAACGAGATCCACAACCGCAGGGTCGCTTTGGGCATCACCTGTGTGCAGTGCACCCCCGTGCAGCTAGAACTCCTGCGGCGTGCGGGGGCCATGCCTATCTCCTCCAGGCGCTGCGGCATGATAACCAAGCGGGAGGCCGAGAGGCTCTGCAAGTCCTTCCTGGGAGCGCACAGCCCCCCGAAGCTTCCGGAGAATTTTGCATTTGATGTTACTCATGAGTGCGCGTGGGGCTGCAGAGGCAGTTTTATCCCCGCCAGATACAATAGCTCCAGAGCGAAGTGCATCAAGTGCAGCTTCTGCAACATGTATTTCTCCCCAAATAAATTCATCTTCCACTCCCACCGCACCACAGAGTCCAAATACCTGCAGCCTGACGCGGCCAACTTCAACTCGTGGAGACGCCACCTGAAACTGACGGACAAAAAGGCTGAAGACGTTAACCACGCGTGGGAGGATGTAAAGGCCATGTTCAATGGAGGGAGCAGAAAGAGGACTCTGCCAATGAGTGGCTCGGGAATGTCCTCTTCAATGAAATCTCAGGCCTCGTCCAGCCTGGCCCAAAGAAGCTCCCCTGAGGTCCCACACAAAAGTTTACGCTGCGACGACGATCAGGGGAGCAATAACCTGAGTTTGACGAGCGGCGCGCGGACCTACCCGGTCATCCCTGTGCCCAGCAAGAGCTTTGGCATGCTCCAGAAAATCCCCCCACCTCTGTTCCCCCACCACCCCTATGGCTTCCCGAGCTACGGCCTGTGTCAGAAGAAGAGCGACGGAGTGTCTGACGCGAGCAAAACCAACGTGTCTGGTGTGTTTTGGCCCGGCGCAAAGGACACCCTCTACCCTGCGTTCCCCATGTTCTGGCCTACAGCTGGAGGCCTCCCCTTGCCACCTTACCCGGGATCTCCACCCAAACCTCCCCCAGAGCTGCCAGGCGTCCGACAGAGCGAGCTCGACTTATCTGACCAAAGCGACCGGGGCACACACAGACCCAAAGACACCAATCTTCAGCCTCTCCATCAACAGGACGGAGAGCGCTGCTCCAGTTCCCAGTCCTCCTCCACCCGGACTGATGAGGATAAATCCGGGGACGAGACCCACCAGAGGAAAATCAGCTACATTTCGGCCTTCAGACCTGTGGTCAAAGACGCGGAGACCATCGCTAAACTTTACGGCAACCGGGAAGGCTATGGCGCGCGTCCCTCTGGCTACCTGTCCCCGGATTTTATCAGCGAGAGCTCTAGTTACAGATCCATCTCCCCGGACAGAGAAAGTGTGGGTGATGAAGACGAAGACCCGGACGTGGATGTGGAGTCAAACCGAGGGCAAGACGAGGACGAGGCGATTCAGATCTCACCTGGAGGGGTGCACCGTCACTCCCCCGTGCTGGACAGGGTGTCATCTGGTGCTGAGGAGAGTCAGGAGCAGCCTGACGCCTCCAGCCCCGGAGCAGCAGCAACATCACCGGAGGACTCAGTTCACACCGGGTCATCAGAGGAGGACAGACGGATGCGTAATGGCTCTCCTCTTCATGAA GTGTACGCTCATGGCAAAGACGGCCACGTGCTCCTCAACGAGCCTCCATCGTTTGGGTCCAAACAATCGAGCAGCCCCCGCAGATCCAACG GTGTTCATCATCACACGTCTGAAACACAGAACCAGCGTAATACAACATATCAGGAGCAGAAGGACAGACAAg cCGATGGAGCTTTACGCATCGACATCAGTGTGCACGAGAGAGATCTGGAGAACATGGCCAAAG AGGAATTACAGAAGCAGCTTGTGGAACAAGTAGAGCTGAGGAAAAAGTTGGAGAGAGAATTTCAGCATTTAAAAG ATAATTTTCAGGATCAAATGAAGCGTGAGCTGTCCTACAGAGAGGAAATGGTCCAACAGTTGCAGATTGTTCGAG CTCACGACGCCCTTCATCATTTCTCGTGTAAGATGCTCACCCCTCGCCAGTGTACCGGAGCCTGCACCTTCAAACCCCCGCTGCTGCCCCCATAG